In one window of Aphidius gifuensis isolate YNYX2018 linkage group LG4, ASM1490517v1, whole genome shotgun sequence DNA:
- the LOC122855279 gene encoding chitin deacetylase 1: MLSLLSFRNVLVALLFLKTEYLKITEATQLPSTSSTTACIENNKFYRNPDRIETSIWTLNECAKYYLCLDNEVFEFKCSDGLLFDVTRQICDFKSNVDNCDVTSEPQSPKPLLDDGNCKNGSLSCADNTCLPDIYFCDGSIDCPDGSDEGWCDEKNDKNAANNCDPLKCNPPECWCSYDGTEVPGNINITDIPQMIVITFDDAINSENYDLYSKLFSNERKNPNGCPVRATFYVSHHYTDYRDVQKLWNIGHEIAAHSITHRGPEEWWSKNATLEDWFDEMIGVSNIIHKFSAVRLNEIRGLRAPFLQVGWNRQFLMMKEFGFIYDSSIIAPLSDPPIWPYSFDYRIPHSCDEQGQNCPTRSYPGVWELPINQLVVGEYACAVVEECPTDMSVEQVYEMFMLNFERHYLTNRAPFGLHFNSMWFRKPMNIFAFNTFMDYLLSLPDVYFVTSNQVIEWMKKPTSVDDLSSFKPWQCSRKKFTTSEIACDIPNSCKLPSQVLKSQKYLNTCFKCPKQYPWLRNEIGAD; encoded by the exons ATGCTTAGTTTGTTGTCATTTAGAAATGTGCTTGTTGCactattatttctaaaaaccG aatatttaaaaatcactgAAGCAACACAAttaccatcaacatcatcaacaacagcatgtatagaaaacaataaattttacagaAATCCAGATAGAATAGAAACAAGTATTTGGACATTAAATGAATGTGCCAAATATTATCTTTGCTtag ACAATGaagtatttgaatttaaatgttcTGATGGATTACTATTCGATGTAACACGACAAATAtgtgattttaaatcaaaCGTTGATAATTGTGATGTGACatcag AACCACAATCACCAAAGCCACTTCTTGATGATGGTAATTGTAAAAATGGTAGTCTATCATGTGCTGATAATACATGTTTAccagatatttatttttgtgatggAAGTATTGATTGTCCTGATGGTTCTGATGAAGGCTGGTgtg atgaaaaaaatgataaaaatgcaGCAAATAATTGTGATCCATTGAAGTGTAATCCACCAGAATGTTGGTGTTCATATGATGGAACAGAAGTACCaggaaatattaatataacagATATACCACAAATGATTGTTATAACATTTGATGATGCTATTAATTCagaaaattatgatttatattcaa aactTTTTagtaatgaaagaaaaaatccaAACGGATGTCCAGTTAGAGCAACTTTCTATGTTAGTCATCATTATACTGATTATCGTGATGTACAAAAATTATGGAATATTGGACATGAAATTGCTGCTCATTCAATaac acatCGTGGACCAGAAGAATGGTGGTCTAAAAATGCAACACTTGAAGATTGGTTTGATGAAATGATTGGtgtatcaaatataattcataaatttagtGCTGTTAGATTAAATGAAATACGTGGTTTACGTGCACCATTTTTACAAGTTGGATGGAATCGtcaatttttgatgatgaaagaATTTGGTTTTATAtatgattcatcaataatagCACCATTATCTGATCCACCAATATGGCCATATTCATTTGATTATCGTATACCACATTCTTGTGATGAACAAGGTCAAAATTGTCCAACAAGATCTTATCCAGGTGTTTGGGAATTACCAATTAATCAACTTGTTGTTGGT gagtATGCATGTGCTGTTGTTGAAGAGTGTCCAACAGATATGAGCGTTGAACAAGTATATGAAATgtttatgttaaattttgaaagaCATTATTTGACAAATCGTGCACCATTTGGATTACATTTTAACTCTATGTGGTTTAGAAAaccaatgaatatttttgcatttaat actTTTATGGATTATTTACTTAGTTTACCAGATGTTTATTTTGTAACGAGTAATCAAGTTATTGAATGGATGAAAAAACCAACATctgttgatgatttatcatcatttaaaccTTGGCAAtgtagtagaaaaaaatttacaacaagtGAAATTGCATGTGATATACCAAATAGCTGTAAATTACCAAGTCAAGtattaaaatcacaaaaatatttaaatacttgtTTTAAATGTCCAAAACAATATCCATGGCTTAGAAATGAAATTGGTGctgattaa
- the LOC122855282 gene encoding U6 snRNA-associated Sm-like protein LSm7 has product MSQQNIDPNKEKKRKESILDLSKYLEKNIRVKFAGGREAAGILKGYDPLLNLVLDSTTEYLRDPDDPYKLNQDTRQLGLVVCRGTSVVLICPVDGMESIQNPFIQQDS; this is encoded by the exons CAACAAAATATTGATCCAAACAAGGAAAAAAAGAGGAAAGAAAGTATCttggatttatcaaaatatttagaaaaaaatataagagttAAATTTGCTGGTGGACGTGAAGCAGCAGGTATCCTCAAGGGTTATGATCCTCTTCTTAATTTGGTTCTTGACAGTACAACAGAATACCTCAGag ATCCAGATGATCCATACAAGTTGAATCAAGACACAAGACAATTGGGATTAGTTGTTTGCAGAGGTACATCTGTTGTCTTAATTTGTCCAGTTGATGGAATGGAATCAATACAAAATCCATTTATCCAACAAGACAGctaa